Proteins encoded by one window of Dyella humicola:
- a CDS encoding methylthioribulose 1-phosphate dehydratase has translation MSQALPATISPELFAQRADAIADAARELAAAGWTPATSSNFSMRIDNDHAAITISGRDKGRLGRADIMLIDMQGKAVGTSARPSAETELHTQIYRRLPEMNVVLHTHSRTQSVASRLFAREGVVTLAGWELQKAIAGQTTHDSELAIPVFPNTQHMPELVAQVDAWLDSGRPLHAYLINGHGIYTWGRDMAETRRHLEALEFLLGCEMDLRSLSV, from the coding sequence ATGAGTCAGGCTCTTCCCGCCACCATCTCGCCCGAGCTGTTTGCCCAGCGCGCCGATGCCATCGCCGATGCTGCGCGCGAGCTTGCCGCCGCCGGCTGGACCCCTGCGACCAGCAGCAATTTCTCCATGCGTATCGACAACGATCACGCGGCCATCACCATATCGGGCCGCGACAAGGGTCGCCTGGGTCGTGCCGACATCATGTTGATCGACATGCAGGGCAAGGCCGTCGGCACGTCGGCGCGCCCCAGCGCGGAAACCGAGCTGCATACGCAGATCTATCGCCGTTTGCCGGAAATGAACGTCGTACTGCATACGCATTCGCGCACGCAGAGCGTGGCTTCCCGCCTGTTCGCTCGCGAAGGCGTGGTGACGCTTGCGGGCTGGGAATTGCAGAAAGCCATCGCCGGCCAGACCACGCATGACAGCGAACTGGCGATCCCGGTATTCCCCAACACGCAGCACATGCCTGAATTGGTGGCGCAGGTCGATGCCTGGCTGGACAGTGGCCGACCGCTGCACGCTTACCTGATCAACGGCCACGGTATCTATACCTGGGGTCGCGACATGGCCGAGACACGTCGCCATCTGGAAGCACTCGAATTCCTGCTTGGCTGCGAAATGGACTTGAGGAGTCTTTCCGTATGA
- the cyoA gene encoding ubiquinol oxidase subunit II: MHALLSRLRYASVGAAVFLSGCNMEVLNPKGDIGAHEKSLILIALGLMAIVAIPVIAMTLWFAWRYRASNKQATYAPTWAHSTRIEVVVWTIPAIIVAILAVITWQTSHTLDPYKPLESTAKPVTIQVVALDWKWLFVYPDYGIATVNEIAFPTDVPLNFQLTSDSVMNAFFIPQLGSQVYAMAGMETKLHLIAREPGNYAGLSSNYSGEGFSDMHFQAIATSQDGFKDWIAKAKATPVVLNDETYQALAQKSMKVPVAYYGSVTPGLFGNILNKYMGGMSHEGMSHEAMSMDMDHHADGDAMSSPITAAKAEK, from the coding sequence ATGCATGCTCTTCTCTCGCGCTTGCGCTACGCAAGCGTTGGCGCCGCCGTGTTCCTAAGCGGCTGCAACATGGAAGTTCTCAATCCGAAGGGCGATATCGGAGCCCATGAGAAGTCCCTCATCCTGATCGCGCTCGGCCTGATGGCCATCGTCGCGATTCCAGTGATCGCGATGACGCTGTGGTTTGCCTGGCGCTACCGCGCATCCAACAAGCAAGCCACGTATGCGCCGACCTGGGCGCACTCGACCAGGATTGAGGTGGTGGTGTGGACGATTCCCGCCATCATCGTGGCGATCCTCGCCGTGATCACCTGGCAGACGTCGCACACGCTCGATCCGTACAAGCCGTTGGAGTCAACCGCCAAGCCGGTGACGATCCAGGTGGTGGCGCTGGACTGGAAGTGGCTGTTCGTCTACCCAGACTACGGCATTGCCACGGTCAACGAGATCGCGTTCCCGACCGACGTGCCGTTGAATTTCCAGCTCACCTCCGATTCGGTGATGAACGCGTTCTTCATCCCGCAGCTTGGCAGCCAGGTCTACGCCATGGCCGGCATGGAGACGAAGCTGCACCTGATCGCGCGTGAGCCGGGCAACTATGCGGGCTTGTCGTCCAATTACAGCGGCGAAGGCTTCTCGGACATGCACTTCCAGGCCATCGCCACCTCGCAGGACGGCTTCAAGGACTGGATCGCCAAGGCCAAGGCCACGCCGGTCGTGCTCAACGACGAGACCTACCAGGCACTGGCGCAGAAGAGCATGAAGGTGCCGGTGGCCTACTACGGCAGCGTCACGCCGGGCCTGTTTGGAAACATCCTCAACAAGTACATGGGCGGCATGTCGCACGAAGGCATGTCGCACGAGGCCATGTCGATGGACATGGATCACCACGCGGACGGGGACGCGATGTCCTCGCCCATCACCGCGGCAAAGGCAGAGAAGTAA
- a CDS encoding NUDIX hydrolase: protein MVLGHHMSVLLAQFQHYGRQWPGEQDTRHFVELLTTRPHAFERGCLDAHFTGSAWLVSADGERVLLTHHRKLGRWLQLGGHADGDTDLARVALREAEEESGLDDLSVLREPFDLDRHRIPARGDEPEHWHYDVRYVVRAGANEQFVLSEESNALTWRSVGEIADDPASDASLRRMARKWMLRG from the coding sequence ATGGTCCTGGGGCATCACATGAGCGTGCTACTTGCGCAGTTTCAACATTACGGTCGGCAGTGGCCGGGAGAACAGGACACGCGGCATTTTGTTGAGCTGCTCACGACCCGCCCGCACGCTTTTGAGAGGGGATGCTTGGATGCTCATTTCACCGGCTCGGCCTGGTTGGTCAGTGCGGACGGAGAGCGTGTGTTGCTCACGCATCACCGCAAGCTGGGCCGCTGGCTGCAGTTGGGCGGGCATGCCGATGGTGATACCGATCTGGCCCGTGTCGCATTGCGCGAGGCGGAGGAAGAGTCCGGGCTCGACGATCTGAGCGTGCTGCGGGAACCGTTCGATCTCGACCGACACCGCATTCCCGCACGCGGCGATGAGCCGGAACACTGGCACTACGACGTGCGCTACGTGGTTCGCGCTGGAGCGAATGAGCAGTTCGTGCTCAGCGAAGAATCGAATGCGCTGACCTGGCGCTCGGTCGGGGAGATTGCCGACGATCCCGCCAGCGACGCCTCGTTGCGTCGTATGGCGCGCAAATGGATGCTGCGCGGGTGA
- a CDS encoding PLP-dependent cysteine synthase family protein, with product MHAAWTRRAIQILEAEAHRSADTHLIRLDLPAFPGIPLYLKDESVHPTGSLKHRLARSLFLYAICNGWLDADRPVIEASSGSTAISEAYFARLLGLPFFAVMPRSTSRDKVAQIEFFGGHCHFIDGTDVYRAPQMLAAELGGHYMDQFTNAERATDWRGNNNIAESIFRQLQGEPDTEPRWIVVPAGTGGTSATIGRYLRYRSAHHAPTRLAVVDPEFSVFYDYYVSRNASLQLTRGTRIEGIGRPRVEPSFLPGVIDCMLHVPDAASIAALRVLEQLLGRRCGGSTGTSLVGALLLMTELKAGGEHGPVVTLICDGGDRYRDTYYNEDWIRAEGLDVPTQLARLLSIVHEGRWID from the coding sequence ATGCATGCCGCATGGACCCGCCGCGCGATCCAAATCCTGGAGGCCGAAGCCCATCGCTCGGCCGACACCCATCTCATTCGCCTGGACCTGCCCGCCTTTCCCGGTATCCCCCTGTATTTGAAAGACGAGTCGGTCCACCCCACCGGCAGTCTCAAGCATCGCTTGGCCCGCTCGCTGTTCCTCTACGCCATCTGCAACGGTTGGCTGGATGCGGACCGCCCGGTGATCGAAGCGTCCAGCGGCAGCACCGCCATCTCCGAAGCCTATTTCGCGCGCCTGCTCGGCCTGCCGTTTTTTGCGGTGATGCCGCGCAGCACCTCGCGCGACAAGGTCGCCCAGATCGAATTTTTTGGCGGCCATTGCCATTTTATCGACGGCACCGATGTCTACCGCGCCCCGCAGATGCTGGCAGCGGAACTGGGCGGCCACTACATGGACCAATTCACCAATGCCGAGCGAGCCACCGACTGGCGCGGCAACAACAATATCGCCGAATCGATCTTCCGCCAGCTGCAAGGCGAGCCCGACACGGAGCCACGCTGGATCGTGGTCCCCGCCGGTACCGGCGGCACCTCGGCCACCATCGGGCGCTATCTACGCTATCGCTCGGCGCATCACGCGCCGACGCGTCTCGCCGTGGTCGATCCGGAGTTCTCGGTGTTCTACGACTATTACGTGAGCAGGAACGCGAGTCTGCAGCTGACGCGGGGTACCCGCATCGAGGGCATTGGCCGCCCGCGGGTCGAGCCGTCCTTTCTGCCCGGCGTGATCGATTGCATGCTGCATGTACCGGATGCGGCTTCGATAGCCGCACTGCGTGTGCTGGAGCAACTGCTTGGCCGCCGCTGCGGCGGTTCTACCGGCACCAGCCTGGTGGGCGCCTTGCTGCTGATGACCGAGCTCAAGGCCGGTGGCGAGCACGGCCCGGTGGTCACGCTAATATGCGACGGTGGCGACCGCTATCGCGACACCTACTACAACGAGGACTGGATCCGCGCCGAAGGTCTGGACGTCCCGACCCAGTTGGCCCGCCTGCTGTCCATCGTGCACGAAGGCCGCTGGATCGACTAG
- a CDS encoding 3-hydroxyanthranilate 3,4-dioxygenase: protein MSLLPPIDLKRWIDEHRHLLKPPVGNKCIVDGDFIVMIVGGPNSRTDYHYEEGPEFFYQLEGEMVLKVQDEGVLRDIPIRAGEMFYLPPCVPHSPQRMPNSIGLVIERQRLAGEKDGLMWFCERCNHKLYEEYFTLDSIEHDFPPVFERFYRSIESRTCVECGHLNPAPARYSD from the coding sequence ATGTCCCTGCTGCCTCCCATCGACCTGAAGCGCTGGATCGACGAACATCGGCACCTGCTCAAGCCGCCGGTGGGCAACAAGTGCATCGTCGATGGCGACTTCATCGTGATGATCGTCGGTGGACCCAACTCGCGCACCGACTATCACTACGAAGAAGGTCCCGAGTTCTTCTACCAGCTCGAGGGCGAGATGGTGCTGAAAGTGCAGGATGAGGGCGTGTTGCGTGACATCCCGATCCGGGCCGGCGAAATGTTCTACCTGCCGCCTTGCGTGCCGCACTCGCCGCAACGCATGCCCAACTCGATTGGCCTGGTGATCGAACGCCAGCGCCTGGCCGGCGAGAAGGACGGCCTGATGTGGTTCTGCGAACGCTGCAACCACAAGCTGTACGAGGAATACTTCACGCTGGACAGCATCGAGCACGATTTCCCACCGGTATTCGAGCGCTTTTATCGCTCGATCGAGTCGCGCACGTGCGTGGAATGCGGGCATCTGAACCCGGCTCCCGCGCGGTACTCCGACTGA
- a CDS encoding APC family permease translates to MLKNLFATHPIQASPHVDAGELPHDSLQGEASLKRVLTARHLIMLGIGAVIGAGIFVITGQAAAEHAGPALVISFIVAGIACAFAGLCYAEFAAMIPVSGSAYAYSYATLGEIVAWFIGWNLVLEYLFAVATVAAGWSGYFNECLSILSHWTGLSLSLPPSLASAPLAFMDSSQINHLMAGQQILAKFSEHFYLVSTNTIINLPAILIVTALTMLCYRGITQSTFVNSIIVAIKVVVILLFLVFAFRYIDPANWHPFIPPAEGPGRFGTSGIFRAAVLVFFSYVGFDAVSTAAGEAKNPQRDMPIGILGSLFICTLLYIAMALTLTGIAPYRILGTPEPVATALSIHPELNWLKAIVSFGALAGLSSVILVMLLGTSRIFFSMAKDGLLPPTISRVHAKHRTPHVATIIAGLAAIVLAGLFPVSILGELVSMGTLLAFTTVCLGVLILRYTRPDLPRSFRVPGIWVVSVLGSLICLYLFWQSFQANWPLMLGWTTVGMLIYFGYGYAHSKLRKQNS, encoded by the coding sequence ATGCTGAAAAACCTGTTCGCGACGCATCCGATTCAGGCGTCGCCACACGTCGACGCGGGCGAGTTGCCCCACGACAGCCTGCAAGGCGAAGCCAGCCTCAAGCGCGTATTGACCGCTCGCCACTTGATCATGCTAGGCATTGGCGCGGTGATCGGCGCCGGTATCTTCGTCATCACCGGCCAGGCTGCTGCGGAACACGCCGGCCCGGCCCTGGTCATCAGCTTTATCGTCGCGGGTATTGCCTGCGCCTTCGCCGGCCTCTGCTACGCCGAGTTTGCCGCGATGATTCCGGTCTCCGGCAGCGCTTACGCCTATTCCTATGCCACGCTGGGCGAGATCGTCGCCTGGTTCATTGGCTGGAACCTCGTTCTCGAGTACCTGTTCGCTGTCGCCACGGTGGCGGCGGGCTGGTCGGGCTATTTCAACGAATGCCTGTCCATTCTCAGTCACTGGACCGGCCTGTCGTTGTCGCTGCCCCCAAGCCTGGCGTCCGCGCCGCTGGCGTTCATGGATAGCAGCCAGATCAACCACCTGATGGCCGGCCAACAGATCCTGGCCAAGTTCTCCGAGCATTTCTACCTGGTCAGCACCAACACCATCATCAACCTGCCGGCCATCCTCATCGTGACCGCGCTGACGATGCTGTGCTATCGCGGCATCACCCAGTCGACGTTCGTCAACTCGATCATCGTGGCGATCAAGGTGGTGGTGATCCTGCTGTTCCTGGTATTCGCGTTCCGCTACATCGATCCGGCCAATTGGCATCCGTTCATTCCGCCGGCGGAAGGTCCGGGCCGTTTCGGCACCAGCGGCATCTTCCGCGCTGCTGTGCTGGTGTTCTTCTCCTACGTAGGCTTCGACGCGGTGTCGACGGCAGCCGGCGAGGCGAAGAACCCGCAGCGCGACATGCCGATCGGCATCCTGGGCTCGTTGTTCATCTGCACCTTGCTGTATATCGCGATGGCGCTGACCCTGACCGGCATCGCCCCGTATCGCATCCTGGGCACGCCGGAGCCGGTGGCCACGGCGCTGAGCATCCATCCGGAGCTCAACTGGCTGAAGGCGATCGTCTCGTTCGGCGCGCTGGCTGGCCTCAGCTCGGTGATCCTGGTGATGCTGCTGGGCACCTCGCGCATCTTCTTCAGCATGGCGAAGGACGGCCTGCTGCCGCCGACCATCTCGCGGGTGCATGCCAAGCACCGCACGCCGCACGTCGCCACCATCATCGCCGGCCTCGCCGCTATCGTGCTCGCCGGCCTGTTCCCGGTAAGCATTCTGGGCGAACTGGTCTCCATGGGTACGCTGCTGGCCTTCACCACGGTTTGCCTCGGCGTGCTGATCCTGCGCTACACCCGACCGGACCTGCCGCGCTCGTTCCGTGTTCCCGGCATCTGGGTGGTTAGCGTGCTTGGCTCGCTGATCTGCCTGTATCTGTTCTGGCAGTCGTTCCAGGCCAACTGGCCGCTGATGCTGGGCTGGACCACGGTCGGCATGCTGATTTATTTCGGCTACGGCTACGCCCATAGCAAGCTGCGCAAGCAGAACTCCTGA
- a CDS encoding high-potential iron-sulfur protein, with protein MSHEKDIESRRRFLKAAAGTAAAAVMIGGLPRFARAADLPHLSDSDPTAKALGYVEDASTTTDAKRKPGDTCANCQFYSGGPTGFGPCQLFPGKAVSAKGWCVSHAVKKA; from the coding sequence ATGTCGCATGAAAAAGATATCGAATCGCGTCGTCGTTTTCTCAAGGCTGCTGCAGGGACCGCTGCCGCTGCCGTCATGATTGGTGGCCTGCCGCGTTTCGCGCGCGCTGCCGATTTGCCGCACCTGTCTGATTCAGATCCAACGGCCAAGGCACTCGGTTATGTCGAGGATGCCAGCACGACTACGGATGCCAAGCGCAAACCCGGCGACACCTGTGCCAACTGCCAGTTCTACTCCGGCGGCCCGACCGGTTTTGGCCCGTGCCAGCTGTTCCCGGGCAAGGCCGTCAGCGCAAAGGGTTGGTGCGTCTCGCACGCAGTCAAGAAAGCCTGA
- a CDS encoding amino acid permease: MLKQLFARKTDFSDADDSHGPALRRTLGPWGVTALGIGAVIGTGIFVVTGQAAAEHAGPAVLISFMLAAICSGFTALCYAEFATLIPISGSSYSYAYATLGEMVAWFIGWNMVLEYGISASAVAASWTGYFTSLLDNIGIHLPIALTEAPLAYTNGHLVTTGHLINLPAVAIVAALTWLCYVGIRESSGLNVLMVALKVGLIIVVVVAGYRYVDPANWHPFIPAAEGTGKYGWSGIMRGAAMVFFAYIGFEATSTAAQECKNPQKDLPFGTLVSLVICTVLYLAMAAVLTGLISYTQLGTSEPVVTAIRVHPELGWLRWIVEIGALIGLSSVILVMIIAQPRIFMVMSRDGLLPPVFGRIHPRHRTPHINTLITGTGIALLAAIFPLDLLADLTSMGTLIAFVAVCSGVLILRYTAPHLPRGFRVPWAWVICPAGVLSCLALLYFMDWFNWVLMIAWTVGGLVIYFGYGIRHSRLRAQLNK, translated from the coding sequence ATGCTCAAGCAGTTATTCGCCCGTAAAACCGACTTCTCTGACGCCGACGATTCGCATGGGCCCGCGCTTCGCCGCACGCTCGGCCCATGGGGTGTGACCGCGCTGGGCATCGGCGCGGTGATCGGCACCGGTATCTTCGTCGTCACCGGCCAGGCCGCGGCCGAGCACGCCGGCCCCGCTGTGCTGATCTCGTTCATGCTGGCGGCGATCTGCAGCGGCTTCACGGCGCTGTGCTACGCCGAGTTCGCCACGCTGATCCCGATCTCCGGCAGCTCCTACTCCTACGCCTATGCCACCCTTGGCGAGATGGTGGCCTGGTTCATCGGCTGGAACATGGTGCTCGAATACGGCATCTCGGCCTCCGCCGTGGCGGCCAGCTGGACGGGGTATTTCACCAGCCTGCTGGACAATATCGGCATCCATCTGCCGATAGCCCTTACCGAAGCACCGCTGGCGTATACCAATGGGCATCTCGTCACCACTGGGCACCTGATCAACCTGCCTGCCGTGGCGATCGTGGCGGCGCTTACCTGGCTTTGCTATGTCGGCATTCGCGAGTCGTCCGGCCTCAATGTGCTGATGGTGGCACTCAAGGTCGGCCTGATCATCGTGGTGGTGGTGGCTGGCTACCGTTACGTCGATCCGGCCAACTGGCACCCGTTTATCCCCGCGGCCGAGGGGACTGGCAAATACGGCTGGTCCGGCATCATGCGCGGCGCCGCCATGGTGTTCTTCGCATATATCGGCTTCGAAGCCACTTCCACCGCGGCCCAGGAGTGCAAGAACCCACAAAAGGACTTGCCGTTCGGCACCCTGGTGTCCCTGGTGATCTGTACCGTGCTCTATCTGGCCATGGCTGCCGTTTTGACTGGGCTTATCTCTTACACACAGCTGGGCACCAGCGAGCCGGTGGTCACCGCGATCCGCGTGCACCCTGAACTCGGTTGGCTGCGCTGGATCGTGGAGATTGGCGCGCTGATCGGCCTGTCGTCGGTGATCCTGGTGATGATCATCGCGCAGCCGCGCATTTTCATGGTCATGTCGCGTGACGGCCTGTTGCCGCCGGTGTTCGGTCGCATCCACCCCCGTCATCGCACGCCGCACATCAACACGCTGATCACCGGCACCGGCATTGCCCTTCTCGCGGCGATCTTTCCGCTGGACCTGCTGGCTGATCTCACCTCGATGGGCACGCTGATCGCGTTCGTGGCGGTCTGCTCCGGCGTACTGATCCTTCGCTACACGGCGCCGCATTTGCCGCGCGGATTCCGTGTGCCCTGGGCCTGGGTCATCTGCCCGGCCGGCGTGCTCAGTTGCCTCGCACTGCTGTACTTCATGGACTGGTTCAACTGGGTCTTGATGATTGCCTGGACCGTCGGCGGACTGGTGATCTATTTCGGCTACGGCATCCGCCACAGCCGGCTACGCGCCCAGCTGAATAAGTGA
- the parE gene encoding DNA topoisomerase IV subunit B has protein sequence MSSRYNAADIEVLSGLDPVKRRPGMYTDTSRPNHLAQEVIDNSVDEAIAGHAKSLDVILYSDGSVEVTDDGRGMPVDIHPEEGIPGVELILTRLHAGGKFSGKNYNFSGGLHGVGVSVVNALSSRVEVTIRRDGNEYRMAFEHGDRVSDLEIIGTVPKKKTGTTVRFWADPKYFDSPKILLSKLRHLLRAKAVLCAGLSVKLTDEASTEVNEWYYEDGLRDYLRDELDGAEAIPAELFVHHVQREADGLDVALAWLPEGELVQESYVNLIPTAQGGTHVNGLRSGLTNAIREFCDIRNLLPRGVKLAPEDVWERLAFVLSTKLQDPQFAGQTKERLSSRQAAGMVEGVIHDAFSLWLNQHVELGERIAQLAIERASARLKAAKQVIRKKITQGPALPGKLADCTATDLSRTELFLVEGDSAGGSAKQARDKEFQAILPLRGKILNTWEVESGSVLASEEVHNLAVAIGCDPGKDDLSGLRYGKVIILADADSDGLHIATLLSALFLRHFPTLVREGHVFVAMPPLFRVDVGKQVFYCLDENEKNAMLERIQREKMKGQVSTTRFKGLGEMNPSQLRESTIHPDTRRLVQLTVDGDDGTIKLMDMLLAKKRASDRKAWLEEKGDLATLEV, from the coding sequence ATGAGCAGTCGCTACAACGCCGCCGACATTGAAGTCCTCTCTGGCCTTGACCCAGTCAAGCGCCGCCCCGGCATGTATACGGACACCAGCCGCCCGAACCATCTGGCGCAGGAGGTCATCGACAACTCGGTGGACGAGGCCATCGCCGGCCATGCGAAGTCGCTCGACGTGATCCTGTATAGCGACGGCTCGGTCGAAGTGACCGACGACGGCCGCGGCATGCCGGTGGATATCCATCCCGAGGAAGGCATCCCGGGTGTCGAGCTGATCCTTACCCGCCTGCATGCAGGCGGCAAGTTCTCCGGCAAAAACTACAACTTCTCAGGTGGTCTGCACGGCGTGGGCGTGTCAGTGGTGAACGCGCTGTCGAGCCGCGTGGAAGTCACCATTCGCCGCGACGGCAACGAATACCGCATGGCCTTCGAACACGGCGACCGCGTCAGCGATCTCGAGATCATCGGCACGGTGCCGAAAAAGAAGACCGGCACCACGGTGCGCTTCTGGGCCGACCCGAAGTACTTCGACTCGCCGAAGATCCTGCTCTCCAAGCTGCGCCACCTGCTGCGCGCCAAGGCCGTGCTGTGTGCGGGCCTCAGCGTCAAGCTCACCGACGAAGCCAGTACGGAAGTCAACGAGTGGTATTACGAGGATGGCTTGCGCGACTACCTGCGCGACGAACTCGACGGCGCCGAAGCGATTCCCGCCGAACTTTTCGTGCACCACGTGCAGCGCGAGGCCGATGGTCTCGACGTGGCGCTTGCCTGGCTGCCGGAAGGCGAGCTGGTGCAGGAGAGCTACGTCAACCTGATTCCCACCGCCCAGGGCGGCACCCATGTGAACGGCCTGCGTTCCGGCCTCACCAATGCCATCCGCGAATTCTGCGATATCCGCAACCTGCTCCCGCGCGGCGTGAAGCTGGCGCCGGAAGACGTATGGGAGCGCCTCGCCTTTGTGCTCTCGACCAAGCTGCAGGACCCACAGTTCGCCGGCCAGACCAAGGAGCGACTGTCGTCGCGCCAGGCCGCCGGCATGGTCGAAGGCGTGATCCACGACGCCTTCAGCCTGTGGCTCAACCAGCACGTCGAACTGGGCGAACGCATCGCGCAGCTCGCCATCGAGCGCGCCAGCGCACGCCTGAAGGCGGCCAAGCAGGTCATCCGCAAGAAGATCACCCAGGGCCCGGCCCTGCCCGGCAAGCTGGCCGATTGCACCGCCACCGACCTCAGCCGTACCGAGCTGTTCCTGGTGGAAGGTGATTCCGCCGGCGGCAGCGCCAAGCAGGCGCGCGACAAGGAGTTCCAGGCCATCCTGCCGCTGCGCGGCAAGATCCTCAATACTTGGGAAGTCGAGTCCGGCTCGGTGTTGGCGTCCGAAGAAGTGCATAACCTCGCCGTGGCCATCGGTTGCGATCCGGGCAAGGACGACCTCAGCGGCTTGCGCTACGGCAAGGTCATCATCCTGGCCGACGCGGATTCCGACGGCCTGCATATCGCCACCCTGCTCAGTGCGCTGTTCCTGCGTCACTTCCCCACCCTGGTACGCGAAGGCCACGTCTTCGTGGCGATGCCGCCGCTGTTCCGCGTCGACGTGGGCAAGCAGGTGTTCTACTGCCTGGACGAAAACGAAAAGAACGCGATGCTCGAACGCATCCAGCGCGAAAAGATGAAGGGACAGGTCAGCACCACCCGCTTCAAGGGCTTGGGTGAGATGAATCCGTCGCAGCTGCGCGAATCGACCATTCACCCCGATACGCGCCGCCTGGTGCAGCTCACGGTCGATGGTGACGACGGCACCATCAAGCTGATGGACATGCTGCTGGCCAAGAAGCGCGCCAGTGATCGCAAGGCCTGGCTGGAGGAAAAGGGCGACCTGGCCACGCTGGAAGTCTAA
- a CDS encoding aminopeptidase P family protein → MDQTTPVKLAALRQSMQQHKVAACLIPSADPHLSEYLPDHWQARAWLSGFTGSAGTLVVTATHAGLWTDSRYFAQATQQLAGSGIDLMKQRIAHAPEHLEWLQQNLQAGQTLAVAGDSISLATARQVEHRLESIGAGLRTDLDLPGLIWSDRPGLPLDAIVEHPARYAILSRADKLGRLRTAMRKLEASHHLLSSLDDIAWLTNLRGSDVECNPVFLAHLLVQAEGHATLFVDRGKLSDALVVALAADGIRIADYATVIDALAELEPKDRLLFDAGRVVVAVAGALTSAVRTIEAANPTTLFKARKSEPELDHVRDAMRRDGAALVRAFRRLEERLTAGMTQTELDVDTLLREERSAQPDFVGESFATIAGYQANGALPHYRATPEQHCTLKAQGLLLVDSGGQYQGGTTDITRVLALGETTAEQRRDATLVMKGMIALSRTRFPKGASGPQLDALARAPLWASGMDYGHGTGHGVGYFLNVHEGPQGIRPPVSGAALVALEPGMITSIEPGLYKPGRHGIRHENLAVVVEADKTEFGEFYAFETLTLCPFDRRALEPGLLNPEERAWLDDYHATVRGALAPLLEEADLAWLERHCAPL, encoded by the coding sequence ATGGACCAGACCACGCCCGTCAAACTGGCCGCCCTGCGGCAATCCATGCAGCAACACAAGGTCGCTGCCTGCCTTATCCCGAGCGCCGATCCCCACCTATCGGAATACCTGCCCGATCACTGGCAGGCGCGTGCCTGGTTGTCCGGCTTCACCGGATCGGCCGGTACCCTGGTGGTCACCGCGACGCATGCGGGGCTATGGACGGATTCGCGCTACTTCGCCCAGGCCACCCAGCAGTTGGCCGGCAGCGGCATCGACCTGATGAAGCAGCGCATTGCACATGCGCCGGAACACCTGGAATGGCTGCAGCAGAACCTGCAAGCGGGCCAGACGCTTGCTGTCGCCGGCGACAGCATCTCGCTGGCTACCGCCCGGCAAGTTGAACATCGGCTCGAGAGCATCGGCGCCGGGCTGCGCACGGACCTGGACCTACCGGGACTGATCTGGAGCGACCGCCCCGGCCTGCCTCTTGATGCCATCGTCGAACACCCGGCCCGCTACGCCATCCTGTCACGCGCCGACAAGCTCGGGCGCTTGCGCACGGCGATGCGCAAGCTGGAAGCCTCCCACCATCTGCTATCGAGCCTGGACGACATTGCCTGGCTAACCAACCTGCGCGGCAGCGATGTCGAATGCAATCCGGTCTTTCTTGCCCATCTGCTGGTGCAGGCCGAAGGGCACGCCACGCTGTTCGTGGACCGGGGCAAGCTAAGCGACGCCCTGGTAGTCGCCCTGGCGGCTGACGGTATCCGCATCGCCGACTATGCGACGGTTATCGACGCCCTCGCCGAGCTGGAGCCGAAGGACCGCCTTCTATTCGACGCCGGCCGCGTCGTGGTTGCGGTTGCTGGCGCGCTCACGTCGGCGGTGCGCACCATCGAGGCAGCCAACCCCACCACCCTGTTCAAGGCGCGCAAGAGTGAGCCCGAGCTGGACCATGTGCGCGACGCGATGCGTCGTGACGGTGCGGCGCTGGTGCGCGCTTTCCGTCGCCTCGAAGAGCGTCTCACCGCAGGCATGACGCAGACCGAGCTGGATGTGGACACGCTGCTGCGCGAAGAACGCTCGGCGCAGCCGGATTTTGTTGGCGAAAGTTTCGCCACCATCGCCGGCTACCAGGCCAACGGTGCCCTGCCGCATTACCGCGCCACGCCCGAGCAGCACTGCACGCTAAAAGCACAGGGGTTGTTGCTGGTCGACTCCGGCGGCCAATACCAGGGCGGCACCACCGACATCACCCGCGTGCTGGCCCTCGGCGAAACCACCGCCGAGCAACGCCGCGATGCCACCCTGGTGATGAAAGGCATGATCGCGCTCAGCCGCACCCGTTTCCCCAAGGGCGCCAGCGGCCCGCAGCTCGACGCTTTGGCTCGCGCCCCGCTATGGGCCAGTGGCATGGACTACGGTCATGGCACCGGCCACGGCGTGGGCTACTTCCTCAATGTGCACGAAGGGCCGCAGGGTATTCGCCCACCGGTTTCAGGGGCTGCCCTGGTGGCGCTGGAGCCCGGCATGATCACGTCGATCGAGCCCGGCCTGTACAAGCCCGGCCGGCACGGCATCCGCCACGAAAACCTCGCCGTGGTGGTCGAAGCCGACAAGACCGAGTTCGGCGAGTTCTATGCCTTCGAAACGTTGACCCTATGCCCGTTTGACCGCCGTGCGCTGGAACCCGGCCTGCTCAACCCCGAGGAACGCGCCTGGCTGGACGACTATCACGCCACCGTGCGGGGAGCCCTGGCGCCGTTGCTGGAGGAAGCCGACCTGGCCTGGCTCGAACGCCACTGCGCTCCCCTTTGA